The proteins below come from a single Terriglobales bacterium genomic window:
- a CDS encoding carboxypeptidase regulatory-like domain-containing protein, producing MRTSARVLSLIVSVLLTGSVLYAQKTSGTITGTVTDPTGAAIVGASITATNVGTGAMRQATADAQGNYTFADLDPGIYTISVKNSGFKEYKQSNVVLNVASTRRADAKLTPGGTMEVVNVEANAIQVQTDSAALGEVVDGQQVRELPLNGRSFVELTQLQPGVSAANNFSTINKGLLAGVDFSVNGNPTTNNLFLVDGANNNDVGSNRTILVYPSLDAISEFKMLRNSYGPEYGDASGAVVSIVTRGGTNAFHGSVSYDGRNDFLNSDEYFAARHEAAVRAQGLNLPNNGKDELRRNDLGLALGGPIKKDKLFFFYSEELNREIRGYTRENCVPSAAERAGDFSGTLNCGATQPNLLPADQAAGNPFKLANPSPVGLLIAQELPLPNVTPSAATGGNNWFASLGSPLYYRQENARVDWNITPKNAATFRYTQDHWWNDFPNDAPSGLWGEDPFPAIEGNWKQPSKSAVAKLTSSVTNTLVNEAQFSYSGNAIITTVGGDNPGLAAQMNQAIPTVFPKSGKLAGGTPTFWGGAFAPYANFGAPNIWSIAPYGNNMDLYAIRDDVSKVHGNHVYKAGVYLSYNSKNEDQYGGQDQPVFGSAQDWAVTRGTGNALATLLSPSSVFTNVAEQDINPTDQGRWRDYEFYVGDTWKATRNLTLDYGFRWSFLREPYAADGRMASFSLAAYDPSKPASDLCNGVVIVPGTNFCSAANQKYGTAFSSGTPGVNNALVSNNDHDIAPRLGIAWDIFGNGRTAIRTGVGQFYQRERVSPQVGLNNTAPFALTATLNRPLDSAPALTPAILGGSGAHGKDPRGVTPNSWQWNFSVEQQLARDTSLELAYVGNRGIHLTSYYDLNQVPLASRVQAAFLTDAGAVNKLRPAANYGTISFFSRNGDSYYDALQVLLRSRLGNHSNLQLSYTWSHSIATFALDDSSGGINPPAFTDLTNTRLDRGNSTINRPNIFVANAVFYLPKLTDANGFVKSTLGGWEFNTITTAEQGNSTTIFATTPSDLGGTKLGSLSGTGYTNNLRPDVVPGVSCTSGRNGDQIFNPAAFTFTGFRFGTIGNAPRGACLGPNNVDFDLALYKNFQPLEKLRVQFRLDAFNAFNHPNFRGDLINTTFGSGYNIACGNAPCSPTNNLITNTTFTGNNTFGQSTLTKGGREIQYGIKFIF from the coding sequence ATGCGCACAAGCGCACGCGTGCTGTCGCTCATCGTTTCCGTTCTTCTGACGGGCTCCGTCCTTTACGCACAGAAAACCAGCGGCACGATTACCGGAACTGTGACGGACCCAACCGGGGCTGCCATCGTCGGGGCATCGATCACTGCCACAAACGTCGGCACTGGAGCGATGCGTCAGGCGACGGCAGATGCTCAGGGAAACTACACGTTTGCTGATCTGGATCCGGGCATATACACCATTAGCGTCAAGAACTCCGGATTTAAGGAATACAAACAAAGCAACGTCGTTTTGAATGTGGCCAGCACTCGACGTGCGGATGCCAAGCTGACCCCCGGCGGAACGATGGAAGTCGTTAACGTCGAAGCGAACGCAATTCAGGTACAGACCGATAGCGCAGCGCTCGGGGAGGTAGTCGACGGCCAGCAAGTGCGCGAGCTGCCGCTCAATGGGCGTAGCTTTGTAGAGCTCACCCAATTGCAGCCTGGAGTTTCCGCCGCCAACAATTTCTCGACGATCAACAAGGGCCTACTCGCCGGAGTGGATTTCTCCGTCAACGGAAATCCAACCACTAACAATCTGTTCTTGGTCGATGGAGCTAACAATAACGATGTGGGTTCGAACCGGACTATCCTGGTCTACCCGTCTCTGGATGCTATTTCCGAATTCAAAATGCTCCGCAACTCTTATGGCCCGGAGTACGGAGATGCGTCAGGAGCAGTGGTCAGTATCGTTACCCGCGGAGGAACAAACGCGTTTCACGGCTCGGTGAGCTACGACGGCCGCAACGATTTCCTGAACTCAGACGAATACTTTGCTGCACGGCATGAAGCAGCGGTCCGTGCGCAGGGGTTGAACTTGCCCAATAATGGCAAGGACGAGCTTCGCCGCAATGATCTCGGATTAGCTTTGGGTGGTCCGATAAAGAAGGACAAGCTGTTTTTCTTCTACAGCGAAGAACTCAATCGAGAGATTCGCGGCTACACTCGCGAAAACTGCGTGCCTTCGGCAGCGGAAAGAGCCGGAGATTTTAGTGGGACACTTAATTGCGGTGCGACTCAGCCCAATCTTTTGCCTGCGGATCAAGCTGCAGGCAATCCGTTCAAGCTCGCTAATCCGAGCCCGGTCGGTTTGTTGATTGCGCAGGAGCTTCCTCTGCCGAACGTCACTCCATCGGCCGCAACGGGAGGAAATAACTGGTTTGCTTCCTTAGGATCGCCTCTCTATTACCGGCAGGAAAATGCTCGCGTCGATTGGAACATCACTCCGAAGAACGCAGCCACCTTCCGCTACACGCAAGATCACTGGTGGAACGATTTCCCCAACGATGCTCCATCGGGTCTGTGGGGAGAAGATCCGTTCCCGGCGATTGAAGGAAATTGGAAGCAACCCTCGAAGAGCGCGGTAGCAAAGCTGACGTCTAGCGTTACCAATACGCTCGTCAATGAGGCGCAATTCTCGTATTCCGGAAATGCGATTATCACGACTGTCGGAGGAGACAATCCGGGCTTGGCTGCGCAAATGAACCAGGCGATTCCGACTGTCTTTCCGAAGAGCGGGAAACTCGCGGGAGGAACGCCAACCTTCTGGGGTGGTGCGTTCGCTCCCTATGCCAACTTCGGGGCTCCAAACATTTGGTCAATCGCTCCGTATGGCAACAACATGGACCTGTACGCTATCCGCGATGACGTGTCGAAGGTTCATGGAAATCACGTCTATAAAGCTGGCGTGTACCTCAGTTATAACTCCAAGAACGAAGATCAATACGGAGGACAGGATCAACCAGTATTCGGCTCAGCCCAAGATTGGGCGGTAACGCGCGGAACCGGAAATGCTCTCGCTACGCTGCTAAGCCCGTCATCCGTCTTCACGAACGTGGCGGAGCAGGACATTAATCCAACCGACCAGGGCCGTTGGCGCGATTACGAGTTCTATGTAGGCGACACGTGGAAAGCCACACGCAATCTGACGCTCGACTACGGCTTCCGCTGGTCGTTCCTGCGTGAGCCCTATGCAGCGGATGGGCGCATGGCATCGTTCAGCCTCGCAGCCTACGATCCCAGCAAACCGGCTTCGGATCTCTGCAATGGAGTAGTCATTGTTCCCGGTACGAACTTCTGCAGCGCCGCTAATCAGAAGTACGGGACCGCCTTCAGCTCTGGAACTCCTGGAGTGAACAACGCTCTAGTAAGCAACAATGATCATGACATCGCACCTCGTCTTGGCATCGCCTGGGACATCTTTGGAAATGGAAGGACAGCGATCAGGACCGGCGTCGGACAGTTCTATCAGCGCGAGCGCGTAAGCCCACAAGTAGGACTGAACAATACGGCTCCGTTCGCTCTCACGGCAACGCTTAACCGGCCACTGGATTCGGCGCCGGCTTTGACTCCCGCGATCCTAGGCGGCTCGGGGGCGCACGGCAAAGATCCGCGTGGCGTGACACCAAATTCCTGGCAGTGGAATTTCTCGGTCGAGCAACAGTTGGCTAGAGATACCTCCCTGGAATTGGCGTATGTCGGGAACCGTGGCATTCACCTGACCAGCTACTACGATCTGAATCAAGTCCCGCTGGCGAGTCGCGTGCAAGCGGCGTTTCTCACCGATGCGGGTGCCGTGAACAAACTGCGCCCTGCTGCCAACTATGGCACCATCAGCTTCTTCAGCCGGAATGGCGATTCTTATTACGACGCCTTGCAGGTGTTGCTCCGGTCACGGTTGGGGAACCATTCGAACTTGCAACTCTCTTACACTTGGTCCCATTCCATCGCCACGTTTGCCTTGGATGATTCGTCGGGTGGCATCAACCCTCCGGCGTTCACTGACCTTACCAACACGCGCCTGGATCGTGGAAACTCGACCATCAATCGTCCGAACATTTTCGTGGCCAATGCAGTGTTCTATCTGCCGAAGCTGACCGATGCGAACGGCTTTGTGAAGAGCACGTTGGGCGGCTGGGAATTCAATACCATCACCACCGCCGAGCAGGGCAATTCGACGACAATCTTTGCAACCACTCCTAGCGACCTCGGTGGAACCAAACTGGGCAGTCTCTCGGGAACCGGCTACACGAACAACCTTCGTCCTGACGTGGTTCCTGGTGTCTCTTGCACTTCCGGGAGAAATGGCGATCAGATTTTCAATCCGGCAGCTTTCACCTTTACCGGATTTAGGTTCGGCACGATCGGGAACGCTCCTCGTGGCGCTTGCCTGGGTCCGAATAACGTGGATTTCGATCTTGCGTTGTACAAGAACTTCCAGCCCCTTGAAAAGCTGCGCGTGCAATTCCGTCTGGATGCCTTTAACGCCTTCAATCATCCCAACTTCAGGGGTGATCTGATCAACACGACATTCGGCAGCGGTTATAACATTGCTTGCGGGAATGCGCCGTGCAGCCCAACAAATAACCTGATTACAAACACGACGTTTACAGGAAACAATACTTTTGGTCAGTCCACGCTGACCAAAGGTGGAAGGGAAATCCAATACGGAATCAAATTCATCTTTTGA
- a CDS encoding tetratricopeptide repeat protein has translation MDNRLAASKAALQSGDPKLINGAAERVIAFGLQQIGELRMVEGAFSQAVDLYQQSTSFEDVPYKHLRLALAYLQLKKPDDALGEAEKVLFSEPGNAIAWRLEGSAWMQQKQYDRAAEALAHSLKLRGDTETAYNLAICFLAAKKKDRAELVFQDIAKNLGNTGNVHLMFGRAYREQDYPDDAEREFRKAIAIDPSEPHAHYFLGLLLLMRNEWVPTPEVRALFQQELELNGRDYLANYLLGMFASGEKQYEVSDRYLTIAAQGFSDWPEPPLYMGLNAYGRGDYGKAEALIRKAIQITGSNESRSDYDIRRGYIALGRIELATGRRGAAEADFAKSRQLLDTALKASQQNVSRILASEGSTPGMGAVVPLLEKGQEQQAIPDVSFARASDEFDLSKAKLSNQEKQQAEQEEKYLRTILGSSFNDLGTSEARTGDYASAFEHFRQAIDWEADTPGANRNLGVAAFKIGNYQAAIPALSNQVKADPKDISARQMLGLTYFSSHAYREAARTFSSLRDAATNQTGIAYPWAASLAEIGETQKSAAILNALETRQLPPDTLLLVGQTWSQIGDYARAIDDFHRALSIDPSLAKAHYNAGLARIYQGRPTDAEAEFEAELKLSPDDNDSKYNLAYAYLLQSERDKSVDLLRTVVAADPDHADAQYQLGKILLEEGKIDEATRHLEQAERAAPEKDYIHYQLQAAYRKAARLQDADRELALYKQAKARTVGRKLPLSSESAPPQ, from the coding sequence TTGGACAACCGACTTGCAGCTTCCAAAGCTGCGCTTCAGAGCGGCGATCCAAAATTGATCAACGGGGCAGCCGAGAGAGTGATTGCTTTTGGACTGCAACAAATCGGAGAGCTGCGGATGGTTGAAGGCGCATTTTCCCAAGCTGTCGATCTTTATCAGCAATCGACATCGTTTGAAGATGTTCCTTATAAGCACCTGCGTTTGGCCTTGGCCTATCTACAACTCAAGAAACCGGATGACGCATTGGGAGAAGCTGAGAAGGTTTTATTTTCAGAGCCGGGAAACGCAATTGCCTGGCGCCTTGAAGGCAGCGCGTGGATGCAGCAGAAGCAGTACGACCGGGCGGCAGAAGCCTTGGCGCATTCACTCAAGCTCCGCGGTGATACAGAAACCGCTTACAACCTCGCGATCTGCTTTCTCGCCGCAAAGAAGAAGGACAGGGCGGAATTGGTCTTCCAGGACATCGCCAAGAACTTGGGAAACACCGGCAACGTCCATCTGATGTTCGGTCGCGCCTACCGCGAGCAGGACTATCCGGACGATGCTGAGCGTGAGTTCCGTAAAGCAATCGCTATCGATCCCAGCGAACCGCATGCGCACTACTTCCTCGGACTGCTGTTGCTGATGAGAAACGAGTGGGTGCCGACGCCGGAAGTCCGCGCACTATTCCAGCAAGAATTAGAGCTCAACGGCAGGGATTATCTTGCAAATTACCTCCTGGGAATGTTTGCCTCTGGTGAAAAGCAATATGAAGTTTCGGATCGATACTTAACCATCGCGGCCCAAGGATTTTCCGACTGGCCCGAGCCTCCTCTGTATATGGGGCTGAATGCGTATGGACGTGGCGATTACGGAAAAGCCGAGGCCCTTATTCGCAAGGCGATTCAGATTACGGGGAGCAACGAATCCAGAAGCGACTACGACATACGCCGGGGGTACATCGCTCTTGGACGCATCGAGCTCGCGACCGGCAGAAGGGGAGCGGCCGAAGCGGATTTCGCGAAGTCACGGCAACTGCTGGATACCGCGTTAAAAGCCAGCCAGCAGAATGTTTCCAGAATTCTCGCATCCGAAGGTAGCACTCCCGGAATGGGAGCGGTGGTTCCGCTCTTGGAAAAGGGGCAGGAGCAGCAGGCGATTCCGGATGTCTCTTTTGCCAGGGCCTCTGACGAATTCGATCTTTCCAAGGCCAAGCTAAGCAATCAGGAAAAGCAGCAGGCCGAGCAGGAAGAAAAATATTTGCGAACAATTCTTGGCAGCAGCTTCAACGATCTCGGAACCTCGGAAGCGCGCACCGGCGACTATGCAAGCGCATTCGAGCATTTTCGGCAGGCAATCGATTGGGAGGCGGATACGCCGGGAGCCAATCGCAATTTAGGCGTTGCCGCGTTCAAAATTGGGAATTATCAGGCTGCGATCCCAGCATTATCCAACCAGGTGAAAGCAGATCCGAAAGATATTTCGGCGCGCCAGATGCTTGGGCTGACGTACTTCTCAAGCCACGCGTATCGCGAGGCGGCGAGGACATTCTCTTCTTTGAGGGACGCCGCAACGAATCAAACAGGGATCGCTTATCCGTGGGCGGCATCTCTCGCAGAGATCGGCGAGACGCAAAAGTCGGCTGCAATTTTGAACGCACTCGAAACTCGCCAGCTTCCGCCCGATACGCTCTTGCTTGTTGGGCAAACCTGGAGTCAGATCGGCGATTACGCTCGCGCAATCGACGACTTTCATCGTGCCTTAAGTATCGATCCATCCTTGGCAAAGGCCCACTACAATGCTGGGCTTGCCCGCATCTATCAAGGTCGTCCCACAGATGCGGAAGCGGAATTCGAGGCGGAACTCAAACTCTCTCCGGATGACAACGATTCGAAGTACAACTTGGCGTACGCGTATCTGCTCCAGTCAGAGCGCGATAAGAGTGTGGACTTGCTGCGCACGGTAGTGGCGGCGGACCCGGATCACGCCGATGCTCAGTATCAGCTCGGGAAGATTCTGTTGGAAGAAGGGAAGATCGATGAAGCGACTCGGCACTTGGAGCAAGCCGAGCGTGCCGCACCTGAGAAAGATTACATCCACTACCAGCTTCAGGCGGCCTACAGAAAGGCAGCGCGGTTGCAGGATGCCGACAGGGAATTGGCGCTCTACAAGCAGGCTAAAGCCAGAACGGTCGGAAGAAAACTCCCACTATCCTCGGAGTCGGCCCCTCCTCAATGA
- a CDS encoding CRTAC1 family protein — protein sequence MMMPFGKTFTSVLLFAFALLMSPSLTGQGGHPTPSPPPPGAKRSVCHDRQVPQLDDVTAKSGIEFKHTAAPEKKYILESMSGGVLLIDYDRDGWPDIYFTNSPSVDMALKNQKSRSALYHNNHDGTFTDVTDKAGVGTPCFAMGGAVADYNNDGWPDIYVTCFGGNVLYRNNGDGTFSDVTSKAGVRDGRWSTGAAFGDYDNDGFVDLMVANYVDFRLNDLPEFGSSATCKYAGIDVQCGPRGLKGAGDSLFHNNGDGTFSDVTKSAGVEDAAGYYGMGVVWADFNNSGRPDIYIANDSTPNFLYRNDGHGKFTDIGLESGTAVSEDGSEQASMGIAIGDYNHSGLPSIYATNFSGDYDTLYRNNGNYDFRDVSYPSGVALPSLPWVKWGTAFVDLDNDGWLDLITVSGHVYPQVESSPQTGGYKQPKILNVNQGDGTFCDASSQAGPALLEKRVSRGLAVGDLFNDGNMDVVIEDLDASPMLLRNRGIRGRHWVSFELAGTKSNRAAIGARIKIVAGGTTQTDEVHSGGSYLSQNDLRIHFGIAGATRIDSVEIRWPSGTVDRLKDLAPDKFYSILEGKGIVPAADIRPAAGKHNP from the coding sequence ATGATGATGCCATTCGGAAAGACGTTCACAAGCGTTCTGCTGTTTGCTTTTGCGCTGCTGATGAGTCCATCGCTTACCGGACAGGGTGGTCATCCGACTCCCAGTCCACCTCCTCCCGGAGCAAAGCGTTCCGTTTGCCACGATCGACAAGTTCCGCAGCTTGACGACGTCACGGCCAAATCGGGCATTGAGTTCAAGCACACGGCAGCTCCGGAAAAGAAATACATTTTGGAGTCGATGAGTGGAGGTGTGCTGCTAATTGACTACGATCGCGATGGCTGGCCGGACATCTACTTCACCAATTCTCCAAGCGTGGACATGGCGCTCAAGAATCAAAAGAGCCGAAGCGCCTTGTATCACAACAATCACGATGGGACGTTTACTGACGTCACCGATAAGGCAGGCGTCGGAACTCCGTGCTTCGCGATGGGCGGGGCTGTAGCCGATTACAACAATGACGGCTGGCCAGATATCTACGTGACCTGCTTTGGCGGAAATGTTCTCTATCGCAACAACGGCGACGGCACTTTCAGTGATGTCACCAGCAAGGCAGGCGTAAGAGATGGACGCTGGTCTACGGGGGCGGCGTTCGGCGACTACGACAATGATGGATTTGTCGATCTGATGGTCGCAAATTACGTCGATTTTCGTCTCAACGATCTTCCCGAATTCGGAAGCAGCGCTACCTGCAAGTATGCGGGCATCGATGTACAGTGCGGACCGCGAGGATTAAAAGGCGCCGGCGATTCGCTATTTCACAACAACGGGGACGGCACGTTCTCCGACGTCACCAAGTCTGCGGGAGTGGAAGATGCTGCCGGCTATTACGGCATGGGTGTAGTTTGGGCAGACTTCAACAACTCGGGACGTCCGGACATCTATATCGCTAATGACTCCACTCCCAACTTTCTTTATCGCAATGATGGCCATGGCAAGTTTACCGACATCGGTCTCGAATCGGGAACGGCCGTCAGCGAAGATGGTTCAGAACAGGCTTCGATGGGGATTGCCATTGGCGACTACAATCATTCCGGTCTGCCCTCGATCTATGCCACGAATTTTTCGGGCGATTACGACACTCTATATCGAAATAACGGCAACTACGATTTCAGGGATGTCTCCTACCCGTCGGGTGTTGCACTTCCATCATTACCGTGGGTTAAGTGGGGAACGGCTTTCGTAGATTTAGATAACGATGGCTGGCTCGATTTAATTACAGTAAGTGGTCACGTTTATCCGCAGGTGGAAAGCTCGCCGCAAACCGGCGGTTATAAACAACCGAAAATCTTGAATGTTAATCAGGGCGATGGCACCTTCTGTGATGCTAGCTCACAGGCTGGGCCAGCTCTCCTGGAGAAACGCGTTTCTCGTGGACTCGCAGTGGGGGATCTTTTCAACGACGGCAACATGGATGTCGTAATCGAAGACCTCGATGCGTCTCCGATGCTGTTGCGGAATCGTGGCATTCGTGGACGTCATTGGGTTAGCTTTGAGCTGGCCGGAACAAAGAGCAATCGTGCAGCAATCGGCGCTCGCATTAAGATCGTTGCCGGCGGGACGACACAAACTGATGAGGTTCACAGTGGCGGCAGCTATCTTTCCCAAAACGATCTCAGAATCCATTTTGGGATTGCAGGCGCGACAAGGATCGATTCTGTTGAGATTCGCTGGCCTTCGGGAACCGTGGATAGGTTGAAGGATTTGGCCCCGGATAAGTTCTATAGCATTCTGGAAGGGAAGGGAATTGTTCCTGCAGCAGACATTCGGCCTGCCGCAGGAAAACACAACCCTTGA
- a CDS encoding inositol oxygenase family protein, with protein MSTVNTSPVTEPLSNMDQWEDFVQGRYKEGKSESEFRQYDEKANPGVAEFYRLNHQHQTVDYVLGKEKQYFGLTRGKKSVWEAAEYLNTLVDDSDPDTDLTQLEHLLQTSEAIRRDGHPRWMVLVGFVHDLGKCLCLYGEPQWGVVGDTFPVGCAWSDQIVFPEYFAANPDAKVPEYQTKYGIYEPNCGLENVHMSFGHDGYIAEVMKPYLPDEALYMLRFHSFYPWHRHGAYKHLENEKDRAMLPWVQKFNPYDLYSKGHTKPDLKQLKSYYDELFAEFLPEQLAW; from the coding sequence ATGAGCACCGTAAATACCAGCCCAGTCACTGAACCGCTTTCCAACATGGATCAGTGGGAGGACTTCGTTCAAGGCCGCTACAAAGAAGGCAAATCGGAGTCGGAGTTCCGCCAGTATGACGAGAAGGCGAACCCTGGTGTTGCCGAATTCTATCGCCTGAACCATCAGCATCAGACCGTCGATTACGTGCTTGGAAAAGAGAAGCAGTACTTTGGTTTAACTCGCGGAAAAAAGAGTGTGTGGGAGGCGGCTGAGTATCTGAACACGCTGGTAGATGACAGCGATCCCGACACGGATCTCACCCAGCTCGAACATTTGCTCCAGACCTCCGAAGCCATCCGTCGTGATGGCCATCCACGCTGGATGGTGCTAGTGGGCTTCGTACACGATCTCGGTAAGTGCCTGTGTCTCTACGGCGAGCCGCAGTGGGGAGTAGTAGGAGATACATTTCCGGTCGGCTGCGCGTGGTCTGATCAGATAGTCTTCCCTGAATACTTCGCTGCAAATCCCGACGCAAAGGTTCCCGAATACCAGACCAAATACGGAATCTACGAGCCAAACTGCGGCCTCGAAAACGTTCACATGTCGTTCGGACACGATGGCTACATCGCCGAAGTCATGAAGCCGTATTTACCTGACGAAGCTCTCTACATGTTGCGCTTCCACTCCTTCTACCCCTGGCACCGACACGGAGCTTACAAGCATTTAGAGAACGAGAAGGATCGGGCAATGCTCCCATGGGTGCAGAAGTTCAATCCGTACGACCTTTACTCCAAAGGCCACACGAAGCCCGATTTGAAACAGTTGAAGTCGTACTACGACGAGTTATTTGCGGAGTTCCTGCCAGAACAATTGGCGTGGTAG
- a CDS encoding glycoside hydrolase family 2 TIM barrel-domain containing protein gives MRTTQEWMRQIELLLAILIGSFLAPMQAQTPEAAPNSSTLLVDVDHRHTVSLDGDWHTIVDPYATGLYGFHGKLRDNGYFKNEKQQPGGPPIEYDFSKSPALHVPGDWNTQRESLFFYEGPIWYEKDFDFQHAPGKRVFFHVGAANYRSYVWINGQKACEHEGGFTPFDCEVTNLLHDGGNFAVIAVDSTRLADGVPTLQTDWWNYGGLTRDVSLVEVPQAFIDDYTLQLRRGSKTELEGWVHVEGAVPGAQVTVEIPEQRLAQTATTGGDGRAKVSFHAANLQLWSPENPKLYQVTIRSGQDSLEDDIGFRTIETRGTQILLNGEPIFLRGICVHAEAPYRTGRAYSDEDARTLLGWIKELGGNYARFAHYPHDERMTRLADKTGILVWSEIPTYWAVQFDNPAVLAKAQQQLHEMIRRDRNKASVILWSVANETPNNPTRTRFLETLVRNAHEDDPTRLVTAALLVRTEGMKKIVDDPLGAALDVIGMNEYIGWYEHKPEDADHTEWDIRYEKPVIVSEFGGDAKYGLHGSPDERWTEEYQANIYQHQLVMLNHIRQLRGMSPWILMDFRSPRRPLPGIQDFFNRKGLISEHGERKKAFYILQNAYKNKTVGKAD, from the coding sequence TTGCGAACCACACAAGAATGGATGCGGCAAATTGAACTATTGCTTGCAATTCTAATCGGCAGCTTTCTGGCTCCAATGCAGGCGCAAACACCGGAGGCTGCGCCGAACAGTTCTACTCTGCTAGTCGATGTTGATCATCGGCACACAGTCAGCCTCGATGGCGACTGGCACACGATCGTCGATCCGTACGCAACTGGGCTGTATGGCTTTCACGGCAAGCTGCGCGACAACGGCTACTTCAAAAACGAGAAGCAGCAGCCGGGCGGACCTCCGATTGAATATGACTTTTCCAAGTCTCCCGCTTTGCACGTTCCTGGGGATTGGAATACCCAACGCGAGTCGCTCTTTTTTTATGAAGGCCCAATCTGGTACGAAAAAGATTTCGATTTCCAGCATGCGCCGGGGAAGCGCGTCTTCTTTCATGTGGGCGCCGCGAACTATCGCTCTTACGTCTGGATCAATGGCCAGAAGGCGTGCGAGCACGAAGGCGGCTTCACTCCGTTCGATTGCGAGGTAACGAATCTCCTGCACGACGGCGGCAACTTCGCCGTGATTGCGGTCGACAGCACGCGCCTAGCCGATGGTGTTCCTACTCTGCAGACTGATTGGTGGAACTACGGCGGACTCACGCGCGATGTGTCGCTGGTCGAAGTGCCGCAAGCCTTCATCGATGACTACACGTTGCAGCTCAGGCGTGGTAGCAAAACAGAACTAGAAGGCTGGGTGCACGTCGAGGGTGCGGTTCCCGGTGCACAGGTCACGGTTGAGATTCCCGAACAGCGCCTGGCGCAGACGGCAACAACAGGAGGCGACGGTCGCGCCAAAGTTTCGTTCCATGCGGCCAATTTGCAGCTGTGGTCGCCAGAAAATCCCAAGCTGTATCAAGTAACAATTCGCTCTGGGCAGGATTCACTCGAGGACGACATCGGATTTCGCACCATTGAGACTCGCGGCACTCAAATCTTGCTGAATGGCGAACCGATCTTTCTGCGTGGCATTTGCGTGCACGCCGAAGCGCCATATCGCACCGGGCGCGCATATTCAGATGAAGATGCGCGAACGCTTCTCGGCTGGATAAAAGAGCTCGGCGGCAATTACGCGCGCTTTGCTCACTATCCCCATGACGAGCGCATGACGCGTCTCGCCGACAAAACGGGCATTCTTGTCTGGTCGGAGATTCCCACGTACTGGGCTGTGCAGTTTGACAATCCTGCAGTGCTCGCCAAAGCGCAACAGCAATTGCATGAGATGATTCGACGCGATCGGAATAAAGCCTCGGTCATCCTGTGGTCGGTAGCAAATGAAACTCCCAACAATCCAACCCGTACACGATTTCTGGAAACCCTCGTCCGTAATGCGCACGAAGATGATCCCACGCGGCTGGTCACCGCGGCGTTGCTCGTTCGTACCGAAGGCATGAAGAAGATCGTCGATGATCCTCTTGGAGCAGCGCTCGACGTGATCGGCATGAACGAGTACATCGGCTGGTACGAACACAAGCCGGAAGATGCCGACCACACCGAGTGGGACATCCGCTACGAGAAGCCCGTAATCGTGAGCGAATTCGGTGGCGACGCAAAGTACGGCCTGCACGGCTCGCCTGATGAGCGTTGGACGGAAGAGTATCAGGCGAACATCTATCAGCACCAGCTCGTCATGCTGAATCACATTCGCCAGTTGCGCGGCATGAGTCCGTGGATTCTGATGGACTTCCGTTCACCGCGTCGTCCGCTGCCGGGCATTCAGGATTTCTTCAACCGCAAGGGCCTCATCTCGGAACACGGCGAAAGAAAGAAAGCCTTCTACATTCTGCAGAATGCCTATAAGAACAAAACGGTCGGCAAGGCGGATTAA